A single genomic interval of Vibrio maritimus harbors:
- a CDS encoding AraC family transcriptional regulator → MAIIDETTRFDADSIENPVVGIAATVGTHDSGMHHHQKHQLLFAASGCMSISLDGAKCILPPTRAAWIPAGIEHYAKMSNVVAYRSLYFDSELCVDVPDMVTVFSVNPLLRALIERMAFWEWEKPQSEQVNMMALFFEELSAAPKENMALPLPSDRRLQRWLDGVVGEHYQPQPLNQVAFTVGASAKTVTRIFTKETGMPYQSWRQQWRLLMAIQYLSEGKSVADTASELDFSSDSAFVSFFRQQTGETPGKYVGEGQ, encoded by the coding sequence GTGGCTATCATTGATGAAACCACTCGGTTTGATGCTGACAGTATTGAGAATCCGGTTGTGGGTATTGCTGCTACCGTCGGGACTCATGACTCTGGCATGCACCATCATCAAAAGCATCAATTATTATTCGCTGCCTCAGGTTGTATGTCGATATCCCTCGATGGTGCAAAGTGTATATTGCCACCGACACGTGCAGCTTGGATCCCTGCAGGGATTGAGCATTATGCGAAAATGAGCAATGTGGTGGCGTATCGCTCTCTCTACTTTGATTCTGAGCTTTGTGTTGATGTCCCCGATATGGTCACCGTGTTCTCTGTTAACCCTCTACTTAGAGCGCTTATCGAACGCATGGCGTTTTGGGAGTGGGAAAAACCACAAAGCGAGCAAGTGAACATGATGGCGTTGTTCTTTGAAGAACTGAGTGCTGCGCCCAAAGAGAACATGGCACTGCCGCTGCCGAGCGACAGACGGTTGCAGCGATGGCTCGATGGGGTGGTAGGTGAGCATTATCAGCCACAGCCGCTTAACCAAGTTGCCTTTACGGTCGGTGCTAGTGCCAAAACAGTCACGCGCATCTTTACTAAAGAAACGGGAATGCCCTACCAAAGTTGGCGTCAGCAATGGCGATTATTGATGGCGATTCAATATCTTTCAGAAGGGAAGAGTGTCGCCGATACTGCTAGTGAGCTCGACTTCTCGAGTGACAGTGCGTTTGTCTCGTTCTTTCGCCAGCAAACGGGTGAAACACCGGGCAAATACGTGGGAGAAGGACAGTAA